The nucleotide window GAATGGACATCCTTGGGAACTCTATTAACAGGGCTGTCATACTGTAGCAGGAGACAGGAGGGGATTGGCCTGGGAgtctttttatttaaaggaacttttttcaacatttttttaatatttcaagaCAAAGCTGTCCACAGAGGGACGGTGGGTGTTAAGAGGGTTCTGTTTTGTAATACAAGGACATATCCAATTTGACTTCAGCTTCAGAATATATCTCATCTTCATGTATGTTACTTCCATCATCTCTAAAGTCCTAAGTCCTTTCTCAAAATAATTAGGCAATGTCACATTTTTCATTCCTGCATGGTAACACAAAGATTtaccatgtatatgtgtgtgtgtgtgtgattttgcaATCGTTTGTCATTTGTACTGCATTTAGTTTTTGCATTGGGATTTAGGACAATACACCATTGCATATAATAAAATTGAATCTAAGTGTAGAATCTATGGTTTTAATACATATTCTACAggcattattttatatttgtactcTGTGTATGTTTCATtactttacaaaaatatatatagtgcactagaatttatttatatatatattttttttataaatgtttattaaaataaatgtgtattttaaacGACTGTGCTCAGTGCAAGTTCCCATTTTCCCCCAAATATTGATATATTCTTCATGTTTTTCAGAACTCCTTGGGATTACTAATACCCTGCAGTGCAATGACATTAAGGCACCTATTATTGTTGATAGTGACCCTGAGTTGTGTGTCACAGGCTATAGTAGAAGCCGGTTCATGGTGGTAAGTATGACCTTCACTTTCAATTGTTTTAATGTAACCGAATACTAGAATGTGTTCTTTTAATTACACTATTCTACTGTTTGATAGGATGCAGAGCCTTCTTTTAGGCATCCCATAATAATCTAGTATTACTTATTGTGCGGTTGTTTTTTGATGTCTTATATTTTATAAAGTATATAGAGACCTGATTCGCACACACTCATTCAAAGGATAAcggtttaagatttttttttttttttcgatgcaGCTCATTATTTAcagatattttttaattattcagaatGCTTCCAATATTCTATACAGGCGAGGCTGTGCAATGCCCTGCAGTGTCTACAAACAGAATATCGATATATTAGATTTTTCAAATGATCAAAATTTTCCTAGATTTTCACATCTATCCTTAACtttatgatgtttatttactaaatcatTAACTGCGTTGAAACCAAACTCGAATTTGGCGAATTTATGTCCAGAATAACCcttgtttaaaattatatatatatttatttttgccagaattaaaaaaaaaaaaaaaaaagaattttgaaTTTACTAGAAGTCATTGTTTAATGAATGAACTGTAATATTGAATTAGTTTCTATTTGACAAACATCAGGGGTTCCatcatttttagtttttaatcTTGTTACCTATAAAATGGGGGagatgggtgggggggggaggaggagaggggggccgTTAGATACAGCCATATTTTAACCCTTTGGCTGACCATGAAAGAAATCGTGTTCcactattaaaataaatagacaaatgaaccaaaaaaaaaataaacaacaaataaataaaggtaaagcTATATACAAAAGACTGTTTGTTTGATTTTACACCAGTGCATCAAGGGTTAATAGCAGGGTTAATAGCATTTTCCTCTGTACATGTTGACCCTATTGTCTCTGTATAGGTCGCTGGCCATGAATCCGGTGCAGATCCCCGAGGTGTATATAATTGGGGCTCAGCCCCTCTGCAGCCAGTTATCAGGACTGTCCCAGGGACAGAAGAAACTCTGCCAGCTGTACCAGGACCACATGCAATACATTGGGGAGGGGGCAAAGACTGGCATCAAAGAGTGCCAGTACCAATTCAGGCACAGGAGGTGGAACTGCAGCACAGTGGACAATACCTCTGTATTTGGTCGGGTCATGCAGATAGGTAGGTACCCATTTATCAATCTGTGCTCTCTGTACTACACCATTCCTGCATGCATGTTAAACCCTGAGGAATACACTCCCGAAAGCTAAATTGTAAAATCCATTTTCTTTTGCAACATATTTGTCAAAATAGAAAAACTGAACATTTCGgaaactccttttttttttaataaaaaataaatagtttttctaTTTAGGTCTTACTGTAGCAAATTCAGTCTTCAATAAACCATTTCAATAAAAAGACCCACAAAGTTGCAGTTAGCAGCCCAAACGTTATGCTACATTTGTGTATCTCTACAAgtcttaaatatatattaattattacacacacccagctttttttttttttttttttttttaataaaaaaatgttccttCACTTTTAAGATTGAAATCCTGCTTTTGTGGgatttatttatgtgtttatatatgtgatgtatttgttttgttttaatgcaaTCTACTaaaagaaatgttatttatttatttattttgtaaaaaaaaattgactgtttgttgttttaattggtaaaaaaaaaaaaaaaaaaattataactttCCAGACAAAGTTTACCAAAATCTTAGATTGTGTAACTGTTTCTTTATATGTAGAAACAAATTAACAaaactttctttttgttttgggaCATTTTACAATTGAATATGTTGGTTTAACACAAGCATTATTTTGAAGTTGATACATATCCGTTGTAATTGTCATTAATAtagctgtttgtttttttctactcCTGGATAGTAGATAGTAgtagctagaaaaaaaaaaaaagaaaagaaaaagaaatctgTTTTGTGTGTACTTAGTTTATTTTGTGTATCACTGGGTGTGTTAAAGGGAAATGCCTTAACTGTTTGGAAACCAGTCTATTATGTGCAACATTTTGCCTCTACTTGCCCAACACCTCTCTAGCTTAAAGAGTTAACACAGAAGTAATTTATAAGGGCAATTAGCCACTTAAACTAACTGCTTCTCCTTAATACTGAtattcagtgtgtgtctctgactagGATTTTGAAAAGTCCTTTTCATTGACTGCTAAGAACCTGAGACTTATTCAGACCATATTTAATTTTCATAAACTGGGCAGCAAAACagatgtatcatttttttttattttttttctgggaaaTTAACTGAGATGTAAATTTGCAAGGCTTTTAAGATGATATACATTACAGAATTAATGTGCTTTGGTAGGAAGGTTGGAGCATTTTTGTGGGGTAATTTCAGCCATCAATGTTCCCTCTACATACCTTCTAAAAATCACAAGTTTAATTTGTACTTTACACAAGGTATGCACATCAATAGCAAAGTGCATgttgttaaaaataaacatagaacacacacacacacacacacacacacacacacacacacacactcttgctaTAAAGAAGTTGATTTGAAAAATGCTAACACTCAATAAATATACATTACAATGAGTCATTTGAATGTCAGAAAGTGATTTGAATAGGAAAAGTTCCTTATTGTGGCAATCAATAATTATAATAGAACAagtgtgcagattttttttttcttttgcaaataCCTTATTGGTGGGAGTTAACATCCTATCTGGCATGTTATGATATGAAACATTAGCTGGCCAAAAAGATAGATCTCATTCCATTGCAGAACTACAGCTTCAATGATGCCTTGCCTTCATTACGGCTGTCagggcatcatgggagttgtagttctttgGACGTCTACCCTTTTCCCTGATACACATGTACAGATTAGCTTAAGCCATTGTCCATTTAATAGTTAAAGGGCTGCATATAAGAATTTAACCTCTTCAATACCAGAGGCATACCAGGACTGTCAGTGAAGGGATTTGCCTAACTTTAGCACCGATAGAGTTAACAGCTGTTCAAGACGTTTGAGTTGGTTAACTTTTTGTATAAAGGAGATATGACATCCATTTGCCCCTTTAAAAGGGCTAAGGATTCCCAAAAAAGAATTCAAACCTATAAGATAATTAAGGAGGTTTGCCCTTTCTAATATTGTATCACCTTGGCAATAGAAGGGTTAAAGAACTAGACTTCTCATCTATTCTGTAGGAGACTTTTCCCTCTCTCATTGTTTCCATCACAGCAACagtatgtattgtttattgttcTCTATTTTGTGCCATTAACTGTAATATCTCAGCTTCACCTATGGCCTGTCTGTGGCTTATAGATCCCTATACATTACTCACATTTCACAGACTGCATAGAATATTTTtcttataatttaatataaacatCCTGTTGCAATGTATTTAAATCCTACCTCTTAGTGGTTTTAAGGTACCCTCTGAGATAAAGATACATAAGATTTTAGTACAATGCAAGAATAAGGATTACAGTTTTGTGTAAGGAAACAAAAAGATACCGATCGGATTTACAAACCAGAAAAAGCGAAGATTTGGTTTTTTCTATTGCACATTTATTTTGCAAAGTAATTTAAGTGCAGTTATTGTAACCCTCCAAGCATAGAGCTTCTCCTGCTGATCATACGGTTTTCATTTAGTGGAAAGGGAACTTTTCTGCTCAAGGGTTTCTGGGCTAGAGTTACAGATAAAGCCTTCATTGAATCTTAAAATACACTCCATCCTGCAGTATAATTAGGTACCAACTTCACGTTTAATCTGAAAATGCAACTTTATATGTGAAGAGATTGTTTATAGCATGTGCAAACTGTAAGCCATTATTTAAAACCGAAATCCTGGCtattgaagaaaataaataaaagtgtttttttcgTTTTATACTACTTTCTCTGCAATATTGCCACTGGATTCTGATTGCATTTCACATCCACTGGAATCTTGCAGATTAATTATTGACATCTTATTACACTAATATACATATCTGTCCCTTGGGGGCAAATGTGATGCCCATGACAGTTGTGCTCATTTATTTCTTTCTCCTTACAGGAAGCAGAGAGACCGCTTTTACTTATTCCATCAGTGCTGCTGGAGTTGTGAATGCAGTGAGCCGAGCCTGCCGAGAGGGGGAGCTCTCAACCTGTGGCTGCAGTCGAGCAGCCAGGCCAAAGGATTTACCCCGTGATTGGCTATGGGGTGGCTGTGGGGATAATTTAGATTATGGCTTTAGATTTGCAAAGGAATTTGTGGATGCTCGAGAAAGGGAGAAAATCTATCAGAAAGGATCCTATGAGAGTGCCAGGATTTTGATGAATCTGCACAATAATGAAGCTGGGAGAAGGGTGAGTAACTATGTCAAAAggggatttaattttattttacttccaATAAATACATCATCCTGTAAGAAAAGGCAATTCATTATTTTATTGCATGCATTGTGAAGAGTGGTTAGTTTATCTTTAATATGTGTTGTTTTTCCAAAAATTAACTAAGCTTTATTTAATTAGGATTTTTTTCACTaaaaagtgtgaattgtctggaattaaaagtgtatttaaatataaacatcacaaaagacaaattgaaaaaaataataatctctaAATCAGCAATGTTTATATTACGGCTTCTCTGGCATAAAAATGTGACATTCAGGCATTTCATACTTTGGTTAATAACCCTCATGGTTACTCAGTAAATTCAGATTTTTAGCAAATGAAATTCGAAAGGCAAAACTGAGGcttaaatagtcaaactgtgacTTTAGCAAAAATATATAATCTAGAAAAGAAAATCTCATACTCTGCTAACAATACGATTTTCATTTCCTACAATAAAGATTGAAGTAAATCGCTAGTAATCTATACATACACTCCCAAGACTACTTGTCTCGTGCATGTTATTCAAACTCTTTGTTCATTCTGTCAATCATTTCAAATATTAATCTAGAATTGTAATCCAGTACATGTGCCATTAGCCATTTGCCCAATTATTTTGTTGAAAGAGCTTGTTACTCAATTTGTTATCCACGCTATCTAGCCTGGATGATATGATATTCTATGCTGTGTTAATCGTAATTATTGGTATTTTGTTGTCGGAATTGGGGTACAAAGACATTTGGAGGTATTGGAAGGTAGAGATAATTAATTGAAGATTCAAATTGAACCTGATTCAAATCTATAAGTCAACTTTAAAACTAAATGTGTTAATCTGACAAATCTACTACATTCCCAAACTGAGATGTAAAACATTTACTACGGCAATGCTTTTGGTacttagagaaaaataataaattatttctAATACAGAAAGCAGAAATTCAGAGTTCGCTAAATATGGTGCCAAAATAATTTCCAGGAGTATATCTTCATCTTTCATGGCAATGTACACATGTGTAATATGTCAGTGTGTCAACCTCAACAATTCCAGTGTGAATATGATACCCCTGGAAAGGAATTTTGACATCTTCAGGCAACAATAGAGTCTGAAGTACTGTTTCCTGCATGAAAACAGTCTGGTTTAAATTTCCAATAACG belongs to Pelobates fuscus isolate aPelFus1 chromosome 7, aPelFus1.pri, whole genome shotgun sequence and includes:
- the WNT5A gene encoding protein Wnt-5a isoform X1 — translated: MKNSLGLLIPCSAMTLRHLLLLIVTLSCVSQAIVEAGSWWSLAMNPVQIPEVYIIGAQPLCSQLSGLSQGQKKLCQLYQDHMQYIGEGAKTGIKECQYQFRHRRWNCSTVDNTSVFGRVMQIGSRETAFTYSISAAGVVNAVSRACREGELSTCGCSRAARPKDLPRDWLWGGCGDNLDYGFRFAKEFVDAREREKIYQKGSYESARILMNLHNNEAGRRAVSTLADVACKCHGVSGSCSLKTCWLQLADFRKVGDLLKEKYDSAAAMKLNSRGKLVQVNNKFNSPTTNDLVYVDPSPDYCVRNESTGSLGTQGRLCNKTSEGMDGCELMCCGRGYDQFKTIQTERCHCKFHWCCYVKCKKCTEIVDQFVCK
- the WNT5A gene encoding protein Wnt-5a isoform X3, with the protein product MTLRHLLLLIVTLSCVSQAIVEAGSWWSLAMNPVQIPEVYIIGAQPLCSQLSGLSQGQKKLCQLYQDHMQYIGEGAKTGIKECQYQFRHRRWNCSTVDNTSVFGRVMQIGSRETAFTYSISAAGVVNAVSRACREGELSTCGCSRAARPKDLPRDWLWGGCGDNLDYGFRFAKEFVDAREREKIYQKGSYESARILMNLHNNEAGRRAVSTLADVACKCHGVSGSCSLKTCWLQLADFRKVGDLLKEKYDSAAAMKLNSRGKLVQVNNKFNSPTTNDLVYVDPSPDYCVRNESTGSLGTQGRLCNKTSEGMDGCELMCCGRGYDQFKTIQTERCHCKFHWCCYVKCKKCTEIVDQFVCK